The Benincasa hispida cultivar B227 chromosome 9, ASM972705v1, whole genome shotgun sequence genome has a segment encoding these proteins:
- the LOC120084527 gene encoding uncharacterized protein LOC120084527 — protein MDQEERTPETTSHSKTSMSNARKPEMPLNTPFPKHLMKKNDEHQFKCFLELLKQLHINIPLIEALEQMPTYVKFLKDILTKKKRVSEKEVIALMQKCNALVSNNLPKKQKDPGSFIVPCSIGGLDVGHALCDLGASINLMPLSIFKKLGIDEAQPTYITLQLADRTIKYPEGKIEDVLVKVDNLIF, from the coding sequence AtggatcaagaagaaagaacgCCCGAAACCACAAGCCATTCGAAAACTAGTATGTCTAACGCGAGAAAGCCTGAGATGCCGCTGAATACACCATTCCCTAAGCatctgatgaagaagaatgatgaacatcAATTCAAGTGCTTTCTTGAGCTCCTAAAGCAGTTGCACATCAACATTCCACTTATAGAAGCTTTGGAGCAGATGCCAACATATGTAAAATTTTTGAAGGACATTTTGACGAAGAAGAAAAGAGTCAGTGAGAAGGAAGTAATAGCGCTAATGCAGAAGTGTAACGCGTTAGTAAGCAATAATCTACCAAAGAAGCAGAAGGACCCTGGGAGCTTCATAGTTCCTTGTTCGATAGGAGGATTGGATGTGGGTCATGCGTTGTGCGATTTAGGAGCCAGCATTAATCTCATgccactttcaatttttaagaaattgggaATTGACGAAGCACAACCTACTTATATTACTCTTCAGCTCGCAGACAGAACAATTAAGTACCCAGAAGGGAAGATTGAAGACGTTTTGGTGAAGGTTGACAATCTTATATTCTGA
- the LOC120086862 gene encoding glycerol kinase, whose protein sequence is MAKAEEVFVGSIDQGTTSTRFIIYDRRSRAIGSHQAEFTQFYPEAGWVEHDPMEILESVKVCMAKALDKATAAGYNVDNGLKAIGLTNQRETTLVWSKSTGSPLHNAIVWMDARTSSICRKLEKELSGGRTHFVDTCGLPISTYFSAVKLIWLMENVEDVRESIKKGDALFGTVDTWLIWNLTGGVNGGLHVTDVSNASRTMLMNLKTLDWDKPTLETLGIPAKILPKIVSNSEVIGKISLGWPITGVPISGCLGDQHAAMLGQACRRGEAKSTYGTGAFILLNTGEEVVQSKHGLLTTLAFKLGPVAPTNYALEGSIAIAGAAVQWLRDSLGIISSAKEIEELASQVQSTGGVYFVPAFNGLFAPWWRDDARGVCIGITRFTSKAHIARAVLESMCFQVKDVLDSMHKDAGEKGEVKNEKGEFLLRVDGGATVNNLLMQIQADLLGSPVVRPADIETTALGAAYAAGLAVGVWSKDEIFDSGERVKSATTFHPVLEEELRKKKVESWCKAVSRTFDLADLSL, encoded by the exons ATGGCGAAGGCAGAGGAGGTTTTCGTTGGGTCAATCGATCAAGGAACCACCAGCACCAGATTCATCATCTACGATCGCCGTTCTCGAGCCATCGGATCTCACCAGGCCGAGTTCACTCAATTTTACCCTGAAGCCGG ATGGGTGGAGCATGATCCGATGGAAATTCTGGAGAGCGTGAAGGTTTGTATGGCCAAAGCCCTAGATAAGGCCACCGCGGCGGGTTACAATGTGGATAATGGATTGAAGGCGATTGGTTTGACCAATCAGAGAGAGACAACTCTGGTTTGGAGTAAATCTACTGGCTCTCCCCTCCATAACGCCATTGTTTGGATGGATGCTCGTACCAGTTCTATTTGCAG AAAATTGGAGAAGGAATTATCTGGTGGGAGAACCCATTTTGTGGATACTTGTGGTCTTCCCATAAGCACCTATTTCAGTGCAGTGAAGTTGATTTGGCTGATGGAAAATGTGGAGGATGTTAGGGAAAGTATAAAGAAGGGAGATGCTTTATTTGGTACTGTAGACACTTGGTTGATATGGAACTTAACTGGCGGTGTCAATGGAGGATTACATGTGACTGATGTTTCGAATGCATCACGAACGATGTTGATGAACCTCAAGACTCTTGATTGGGACAAACCTACATTGGAAACACTAGGAATACCAGCAAAAATCTTGCCGAAGATTGTCAGCAACTCTGAGGTCATTGGGAAAATATCCCTAGGTTGGCCAATTACTGGTGTTCCCATTTCAGGATGTTTAGGTGACCAACATGCTGCAATGCTTGGTCAAGCTTGTAGGAGAGGTGAGGCCAAAAGCACATATGGGACTGGTGCTTTTATACTTCTCAATACAGGGGAAGAGGTTGTTCAATCCAAGCATGGCCTTCTAACCACTTTGGCATTCAAGCTTGGGCCGGTTGCTCCGACAAATTATGCTCTCGAAGGCTCCATTGCCATCGCTGGAGCTGCAGTTCAGTGGCTGAGAGACAGTCTTGGAATTATTAGCAGTGCAAAAGAGATCGAGGAATTGGCATCACAGGTTCAGTCCACCGGTGGGGTTTATTTTGTACCTGCCTTTAATGGGTTGTTTGCTCCATGGTGGCGTGATGATGCTCGTGGAGTCTGTATTGGGATCACAAGGTTTACTAGCAAGGCTCATATTGCTCGAGCCGTGCTTGAGAGTATGTGTTTTCAAGTGAAGGACGTGTTGGATTCGATGCACAAAGATGCTGGAGAGAAGGGTGAGGTAAAGAATGAGAAAGGGGAATTCTTGCTTAGAGTGGATGGTGGTGCTACTGTCAACAATCTTTTAATGCAAATTCAG GCAGATCTGTTGGGAAGCCCAGTGGTGAGACCGGCCGACATTGAGACAACTGCACTTGGAGCAGCTTATGCAGCAGGATTAGCTGTTGGAGTTTGGAGTAAAGATGAGATTTTTGACTCAGGAGAAAGGGTTAAGAGTGCAACCACTTTCCATCCTGTATTAGAAGAAGAGctgaggaagaagaaggtggaatcaTGGTGCAAAGCTGTCTCAAGAACCTTTGATTTGGCTGATCTTTCTCTTTGA
- the LOC120084526 gene encoding LOW QUALITY PROTEIN: receptor-like protein 13 (The sequence of the model RefSeq protein was modified relative to this genomic sequence to represent the inferred CDS: inserted 1 base in 1 codon; deleted 3 bases in 3 codons; substituted 1 base at 1 genomic stop codon), with the protein MESKLRMKWLSLTLLFLLLLIVVSDLQVCNGCVEEERLSLLQIKSMFFSYNLTKFSGWIDNNPFSSWIGTNCCTWDRVKCDNFGSHVVDLLLDKLLDDEYHSFXQSYFLLNLSLFQNFKELKLLDLTYNRFIDFTDDKGFNKFSSFNKLKILKLSGNYFGSKIFSSLSGLTSLKKLALDQNRLNESSIALLGLENLIKLDLNSNKLSDTLQMQGLENLRELDLSLNELNELGGLSSLKRXEILNLGNNYLINSIYTSLRGHIPLKSLNLNDNDDLRGIIPKQNIAKLRSLEILDLSSNNYHDGVIPLQELKKLRVLDLSYNDFNGSLPIVGFCESNSLVELKIRHNQIRGEFPECVGNFTGLKRLDISYNQLTGKIPGTPISKLTSIEYLSLHENYFEGTFSFSSLTNHSKLRRFALSGRSNVGNIQMETEELPKFQLEVLSLSSCNLNSQTTLKFPSFLLSQHKLQYLNLAHNHLVGPFPFWLLQNNSELDCLILNNNSLTGHLQLFTWNHNLSFLDISNNLFSGQLPTHLGLLLPKVLLFNISRNSFEGNFPPSMKQMKMLTRLDVSNNKFSGDLQISMFNNMPSLQFLLLANNNFSGSIEDGLNDTQSLAALDISNNMLSGKIPSWIGNLEDLEYVQMSRNSFVGELPVQICSLSRLIILDASQNHLVGEVPSTCFNSSSLVYLYMQKNWFSGPIPQELILPAASKLKILYLSYNNISGHIPKWLNKFTSLQVLLLKENEFEGPIPTQLCQNREINIMDLSSNNLNGTIPSCFNNITFGDIKVNQTKQEQIRDYDTTFGYAIIVNSPYGIQFDIYFPKIQMEVDFTTKHRSESYKGNVLKHMSGLDLSSNQLTGDIPRQLGDLHIHALNFSYNKLVGPIPKVFSNLKQLESLDLSNNLLSGNIPSELTILNFLSIFNVAYNNLSGMIPTTLQFTYSNSSFYGNPYLCGSYIEHKCSSPILSTNNQSVKLEEEDGAFIDLEAFSWSFAASYIIILLGIVSVLCINPQWCQKWFYFIEDYYYYFFKCT; encoded by the exons ATGGAGTCGAAGTTGAGGATGAAATGGTTATCACTAacattattattcttattattattgattGTTGTGAGTGATTTGCAGGTT TGTAACGGGTGTGTAGAGGAAGAAAGATTGAGTTTGTTACAAATCAAGTCCATGTTTTTCTCCTATAATCTCACTAAATTCTCCGGGTGGATCGataataatccattttcttcGTGGATTGGAACTAATTGCTGCACTTGGGATAGAGTTAAATGTGACAATTTTGGCAGCCATGTGGTCGACCTTTTGCTTGACAAGTTGTTGGATGATGAATATCATTCAT GACAAAGTTATTTTTTGCTCAATCTTTCTCtattccaaaattttaaagaattgaAACTTCTTGACCTAACTTATAATAGATTTATTGATTTTACTGACGACAAAG GTTTCAACAAATTTTCAAGtttcaacaaattaaagattttaaaactTTCTGGAAACTATTTTGGAAGTAAAATCTTTTCATCTTTGAGTGGTCTTACATCGTTGAAGAAGTTGGCACTTGATCAAAATAGATTGAATGAGTCGTCTATCGCTTTACTTG GTTTGGAAAACTTGATAAAATTAGATCTAAACTCCAATAAATTGAGCGACACACTACAAATGCAAG GGTTGGAAAACTTGAGAGAATTAGATCTAAGTCTCAATGAATTGAACG AACTAGGTGGATTATCAAGTTTGAAAAGATGAGAGATTCTAAATCTCGGAAACAATTATCTCATTAATAGTATT TATACATCATTGAGAGGCCATATACCATTAAAGAGTTTGAATCTCAATGATAATGATGATCTAAGAGGCATTATTCCTAAGCAAA ATATTGCAAAATTAAGAAGTTTAGAAATCTTGGATCTTTCATCTAATAATTATCATGATGGAGTAATACCCTTACAAG AATTGAAGAAATTAAGAGTATTGGATCTATCATATAACGATTTCAATGGCTCGCTACC tatcgtAGGATTTTGCGAATCAAACAGTCTTGTTGAGTTGAAAATTAGACACAATCAGATTAGAGGGGAATTTCCAGAATGTGTTGGGAACTTCACTGGTCTTAAACGTCTTGATATCTCATATAACCAATTAACTGGAAAAATTCCAGGCACACCCATATCCAAACTCACATCGATTGAGTATTTATCCCTTCATGAAAATTACTTTGAAGGCACTTTCTCATTCTCCTCCTTGACTAACCACTCTAAGCTTCGACGTTTCGCGCTTTCAGGAAGAAGTAATGTCGGAAACATTCAAATGGAAACCGAAGAATTACCTAAATTTCAGTTGGAAGTCCTTTCACTGTCTAGTTGTAACCTCAATAGTCAAACTACATTAAAATTCCCAAGTTTCTTACTCTCACAGCATAAGTTGCAATACCTTAATCTTGCTCATAACCACTTGGTTGGACCTTTTCCTTTCTGGTTGTTACAGAATAACTCTGAATTGGActgtttgattttgaataacaaCTCACTTACCGGACATCTTCAACTCTTCACTTGGAACCacaatttatcatttttggACATTTCAAATAATCTTTTTAGTGGTCAATTGCCAACCCACTTGGGTCTCCTTCTACCAAAAGTTTTGCTCTTCAATATTTCAAGAAATAGTTTTGAAGGTAATTTTCCTCCATCTATGAAACAAATGAAGATGCTAACTCGGTTGGATGTGTCAAACAACAAATTTTCTGGAGATTTGCAAATTTCAATGTTCAACAACATGCCTTCACTACAATTTTTGCTTCTAGCAAACAACAACTTTAGTGGAAGCATTGAGGATGGATTGAATGACACACAATCATTGGCTGCATTGGACATATCCAACAATATGCTATCTGGCAAAATTCCTAGTTGGATTGGTAATTTAGAAGACCTTGAATATGTCCAAATGTCAAGAAACAGTTTTGTAGGTGAACTTCCAGTACAAATTTGCTCCCTTTCTAGACTTATAATATTGGATGCATCTCAAAATCATCTAGTTGGTGAAGTACCCTCCACCTGCTTCAACTCTTCATCATTGGTTTACTTATACATGCAAAAGAATTGGTTCTCAGGACCTATACCACAAGAATTAATATTGCCCGCTGCCTCAAAGTTAAAAATTCTCTATCTAAGCTACAACAACATTTCAGGACATATTCCTAAATGGCTCAACAAATTTACAAGTTTGCAGGTTCTTTTGTTGAAAGAGAATGAGTTTGAGGGTCCAATTCCAACACAATTATgtcaaaatagagaaataaatattatgGATCTTTCCAGCAATAACCTCAATGGAACAATACCTTCATGCTTCAATAATATAACATTTGGGGACATAAAAGTTAATCAAACAAAACAAGAGCAAATTAGAGATTATGACACAACTTTTGGATATGCAATCATTGTAAACTCCCCATATGGTATACagtttgatatatattttcctaaaaTACAAATGGAAGTAGATTTTACTACAAAACATAGGTCTGAGAGTTACAAAGGAAATGTTCTAAAACATATGTCTGGACTTGATTTATCAAGTAACCAACTAACAGGTGATATTCCCCGACAGCTTGGAGACTTACATATTCATGCCTTGAATTTCTCCTACAACAAGTTGGTAGGACCTATACCAAAAGTATTCTCCAACCTCAAACAATTGGAAAGCTTGGATCTTTCTAATAACTTATTGAGTGGAAATATTCCTTCTGAACTTACTATACtcaattttctttctatctTCAATGTGGCATACAATAATCTATCAGGTATGATCCCAACAACATTACAGTTCACATATTCTAATAGCAGTTTCTATGGTAATCCTTATCTTTGTGGATCATATATTGAACACAAATGTTCAAGCCCTATTTTATCAACAAACAACCAATCTGTTAagctagaagaagaagatggagcATTCATTGACTTAGAAGCATTCAGTTGGAGTTTTGCAGCCTCCTACATCATAATATTGTTGGGAATTGTATCAGTTCTATGCATAAACCCACAATGGTGTCAGAaatgg ttttattttattgaagattactattattattttttcaagtGTACCTAA